The genomic interval ACCTGCTGCATTTGTAATTGGACAATATTTTTTCCATGAATATCCTGTGTATTGACGTTGGTCTCTCGCTTGCTGATCAAAATTTAAACCTTCGCCTGCATAATTAATGATAGTAGCGTCTCTACGTGTATCTCCAGCTTCATAAGCATTATATAATTTAGGATTCACTGTTGCTCCACCCCAACCGCTTGCATATTTTCCAATAGCTCCACCACGTGGCGCGATATCAACCTGAAAACGGTTTCCTTCGTTTAGGTTCCAATCTCCTTTTCCTGAACCGTTAAAACGAACAGCCCAAACCATTTCGGTGTTATCTTCTCCAACAAATTTTTCAAAAGAAGCAGCCAGCCAAAGATTAGCAAAATCAGGAACTAGTCCGTGTCCGCTATTAGCAACTACATCATTAATATAAGTTGTAGCTTGTGCTTTTGTTACTACACCAGCTAAATCTGGTTTTTTATAATAATCTGTGTAGAATAAAAAGGTTCTTGCTAAATAAGCTTCGGCAGCCCATTTTGTAATACGTCCGTAGTTTGCATTTCCTTTTTGTGAGTAATTATCATTGCTTAAATTATCTGCAGCAAATTTCAAATCATTAGCAATTAAAGCATAAGTAACTTCAGCAGCTTGTCTTGGCAATTGAAATTCACTAGACGTAATTGTATGGTCCAGAGGAACAATATCACCAAACATTTTTGCAGCCTGAAAATGGAAATGTGCTCTTAAGAAACGAGCTTCTGCTTCGTATCTTGTTTTTAGCGCCGTGTCAGATCCCCAGTTTATTTTGTTCAGATTTTCTAATAAAATATTAGCTCTGTAAATTCCTAAGTAAGCATATTTCCAAACATCAGCATTCATGTCTTTATTAGACACATATAAAAATCGATCCCATTCTAAATCTACCACCGCATCTGCAGTACCATATCCTCCAAAACAATCATCAGAAGCTTCTTCGCTAACTAGTAAAGGTCCTCCGTAAGCTTCGCGTTGCAATACATCATAAACAGCAATTAATCCTTGGTAAGCATCAGCTGGTGTTTTATAAAAGTTTGCTTCAACCTTCGTTGTAGAAGGTTCTGTGTCAAGAAAATCCTGTGAACAAGCTCCTAAAACGAGTAAGCTTGACGCAGCGAATAATTTTATATAATTTTTCATCGTTTTCAAAATTTAAAAGTTAACATTAAGTCCCATCATGTAGGTTCTTGGCTGTGGATAAAACCCTACGTCAATACCTCTTGCCCAAGTTTGATTACCGTTTCCAAAACCAATTTCCGGATCCATTCCCTGGTATTTTGTAAATGTAAACAAGTTATTAGCCGCCACATACAATCTGAATTTGCTAAAGAAATTCAATTTTGATGTTAATTTTGTTAAGTCACAACCTACAGTTGCGCTCTTAATTCTGTAGAAATCTGCATTTTGAACATACAAATCAGAGAATCTGATGTAATTACCATTTGTATCTGATCCGTAAGTAACTCTTGGAACTCTGTTAGAACTTCCTTCTGTAGTCCATCTGTTTAAAACATCTGTTGTGTAATTTGAGGTTGTACGAATTGGGTCGTGAATTCCAAAAACATTTTGGCTCCCTACTACTCCGTATGTGTAAACCGAAAGGTCGAATGCTTTGTATGAAATATCAAAATTTAAACCATACGTAAAATCAGGATTTGGATTTCCAATTTGAGTTTTATCATTTGCATCAATTTTTCCGTCACCGTTTAAATCCACGAAACGAACATCTCCCGGTACTGCATTTGGTTGTACGCCTGCAGCAACTTCAGCAGCATTCTGGAAAATTCCAGCTGTTTTTAATCCGTAGAAATAACCAATAGGTTTGCCTACCTCAACACGGTTCATCTCATCTGTTCCCTGAAACAATAAGTTAGGATCTCCGTGAATAATTCCTTCGCTGTTGGCAACTCTGATTACTTTATTTTCGTTGTGCGAAATATTTCCGTTTACAGAAAAACTCCAGTCTTTTCCAAAATTAGTATGATAAGCAAGTGAAAGCTCCACACCTTTATTTTGAATATCTCCTCCATTCACATAAGGGGCTGTTGCTCCTGCATAAGCTGGGATAGAGGCAAGAACTAACCAATTTTTTGTTTTTTTATCGTAATAATCAAATGTTAATGTAAAATTGCTGAACAAAGTAGCATCTAAACCAAAATCTAATTGTTCTGATGTTTCCCATTTTAGGTTCTTGTTAGAAAGTTGATCCGGGCTCGCACCTGTTTGCAATGTTTCATCGGTAGTACCAAAATGATAGCTTTTATTGTAGGTACTAATTGTTGACATATAAGAGAAGGCAGGAATCTGGTCGTTACCATTTTGTCCCCAACTTGCTCTTAATTTAAGATTTTTTAACACTTTATTCTCTGGAAAGAATCCTTCTTTGTCAACATTCCAACCTGCAGAAACTGATGGAAAATTTCCGTATCTGTGTGAATCTGCAAAATTTGATGAACCGTCTCTTCTGATTGTTGCTGTAAACAAATATTTGTTATTGTAATCGTACAACAAACGTCCGAAATAAGACTGAATCGCATAATCTGAACGGTTTCCTTTTACTGTATTTGATGTTTGATCTGTAGCATTGCTTAAATAAGCGTGTGCAAAATCATCAAAAGTTAATTTTTTACCGGTTCCTTCCACAAAATCTGAAGTATTCTTTTTAGCAGAAGTACCTACTAATACATCAAAATTATGTACTCCGTTTAATGTCCCTTTATACTGAACTGTGTTTTCAAAAATCCAGCCCATTGATTTAGTCGCATTTTGAGTAACGCTTGAAACTGTATTATTGTCGTTTGATGAAAGAGAATAAACAGGTCTGAATGAACGGTAATTATTATCACTCATATCAACACCAAAACTCGTTCTGTAAGTAAAGTTTTTTAAGAATTTTAATTCTGCAAAAATATTCCCAACGTAACGGTTTATTTTAGTTTGATTAAAGTTATTGTAGTACAAAGCCCCTAAAGGATTACTAATATCAGCTGAAATAACTGAATGAGCAAAATTTCCGTTTGCATCATAAGCAGCATCAATAGGCGCAGCGTTTAAGAAGCTTCTGATACTATTGCCGTAAATTCCCTGATCTGCAACTCCTGAACTTTTAATATTGGCAAACGAGAAATTTTCTCCAATTTTCAAATGATTTTCAATAACCTCTGAAGTTGAGTTTACATTAAAAGTGATACGATTATAATCTGATTGATTGTTAGCACTGCCAATCATTCCTTCTTGTCCGTAATAAGACAATCCTGTAGAAATTGTAGATTTTTTATCACCTCCACTAATTGTAAGAGAGTGATTTTGTTTCATGGCTCCTTCATTAAATAAATCCTTTTGCCAATCGTGGTCTGGAAAAGCTGCAATTTGTGCTGGTGTATATAATGGCGTTAGTCCAGAATTTACACGAGCCTCATTCATAATAGTGGTGTATTCCTGAGTATTTAATAAATCCAGTTTTTTAGCAACTTGCTGAAAACCGGTGTAAGTATTAAATGCCACATTCATTTTACCGTCTTTTCCTTTTTTGGTTGTAACCAAAATAACTCCGTTTGCCGCTCTTGCTCCATAAATAGATCCAGCAGAAGCATCTTTAAGAACGTCAATTCTTTCGATAGAAGACGGATCAAGATATCCAATTCCGTTATCAACCACAACACCATCCACTACATAAAGCGGTGTACTGTTTCCTGCCGTTCCAACTCCACGAATGTTTACTACCATTCCAGCACCAGGCTGTCCTGAAGCTGAGGTAACATTTACTCCCGAAGCCTGACCTTGCAATGCATTGACAACATCAAGACTGGCTACATTTTGAATGTCTTTTCCAGATACTAATGAAGTTGCTGCTGTATTGACCTTTTTCTTTTGTGTACCGTAACCGATAACTACAATTTCTTTAAGTTCAGCTGTTTCAGATTGTAGTGTTATATTTATTTTTGATTGTGTTCCAACTGTAATTTTTTGTGTTTTATATCCCATAAAACTAATTACAAGTACATCTCCAGTTTTCGCTTCAATTTTGTACAATCCGTCAAAATCGGTTGCTGTACTTTTTTTTGTTCCTTGCACCAGTACAGTGGCACCGGGAACTCCCATGCCGTCATCTGCTGATGTTACATTTCCGCTTACAAATTTGGATTGTTCCTGGGCAAAACCAAATTGCGTCATAAATACACTAAGCAACAGCGCCATACAAAACGAGAGCGATGTTGTTTTAATACAATATTTGCTTTTCATGATAATTAAGATTGGTTAAAATTTATAGTTAGTACGTTTAGTCTAATTAATATGCATTCGAAATAATCTGTTCGAATAATTCCTGTCTTCCACTTAGTGGCTGTGGTTCTCCACTTGCACGGGCAATTTTGCTAAGATCTTCAAGAGTTAACTCTCCTTTTTCGAACTTCGCTCCGTTACCACCGTCAAATGAGCTATAACGCTGTGTGCGTAATTTTCTATAATCTGTATTTTGTAGTATGTGATCTGCACAGATTAATCCTCTTGCAAAAACATCCATTCCTGAAATGTGTGCAATGAATTTATCTTCTAAATCGATTGAATTTCTTCTCACTTTAGCATCAAAGTTTACACCTCCACCTTGGATTCCGCCTCCTTCAAGGATAACCAACATAGCCTGAGTAACTTCCTGAAGATTTATAGGAAATTGATCTGTATCCCAACCATTTTGATAATCTCCTCTGTTTGCGTCAATGCTTCCTAACATTCCGGCATCAACTGCAACTTGCAATTCGTGCTCAAAAGAATGTCCGGCAAGAGTGGCATGGTTTACTTCAAGATTTAATTTGAAATCATTTTGAAGTCCGTATTTATTAATGAATCCTAACGAAGTCGCAGCATCAAAATCATATTGATGTTTGGTAGGTTCCATTGGTTTTGGTTCGATCAGGAAGTTTCCTTTAAAACCTTCTTTACGAGCATAATCTTTACAAGTATTCAGGAATCTTCCTAAATGGTCTAATTCTCTTTTCATGTCTGTGTTCAACAAACTCATATATCCTTCACGTCCTCCCCAGAAAACATAATTTTCTCCGCCAAGTGCAATAGTTGCATCAATTGCAATTTTTGCCTGAGCTCCGGCATAAGCCAAAACATCAAAATTTGGATTGGTTGCAGCACCATTCATGTAGCGCGGATTGCTGAATAAATTTGAAGTTCCCCACAACAATTTAATTCCTGATTCTTGTTGTTTTTGTTTTGCATATTCGACCATTGTCTGAATACGGGTTTCAAATTCTGCCAATGTTGGTGCATCATCTACCACATCAACATCATGAAAACAATAATAAGGCAAACCTAACTTTGTCATAAATTCAAAAGCGGCATCCATTTTGTCTTTTGCTCTTAAAATGGCATTCTCATTTTTATCCCAGGAAAAAGTTTCTGTCGAAGCTCCAAACGGATCTCCACCAGTATTACATAGTGTATGCCAGTAAGCCATCGAAAAACGCAAATGCTCTTTTAATGTTTTTCCTGCAACGATACGATTTTCATCATACCATTTAAACGCTAATGGATTATCACTTTCTCTTCCTTCGAATTTAATTGTATCGATATTTTTAAAATAAGATTGTTTAGTTGTGCTCATTATTATTTTTCTATTTTAATTTGACTTTTCCATTCTTGATATAAATCCTGATATTGACTTGTCAGGATTTTATTAGGTTCAATTCGATCTAAACATTGCAATCCCTGAAAAGCTTCGTCCAGCGAATTGTAATATCCAAATCCAAAAGCCGCGCCTCTTGCAGCACCTTCGGCTCCTGAAGTATTGTATAATTCTAAAGTTGTTTGTGTTGTATTGGTAAAGATTTCTCTGAAAACCGGACTCAAAAACAGGTTTGAATTTCCTGCTCTAACGACAGTTCCTGAAACTCCAATTTCTTTCATAACATCAAAACCGTAGTTCATGGCAAACACGATTCCTTCGCAGGCTGCACGTACCAAATGTGACGGTTGGTGAATATTGAAGTTTAAATTCTGGATTCCGGAAGTAGCGTTTTTGTTATTAAAAATGCGCTCAACACCGTTCCCAAAAGGGTAAAAACGAAGTCCGTTGCTTCCGGCTTCTACTTTTGCAGCCTCGGCATTTAGTTTTTCGTAGGCAATTAAATCAGTTCTGTCGACTGACATGATTTTGCGCAACCATTGGTATAAAATTCCAGAACCGTTAATGCACAACAAAACTCCGTTGCGTTTCTCGATTTCGGTATTATTGACGTGTAAAAAAGTATTGATTCTGTTTTGTTTGTCATAAGCATCCTGATCGCTTACGGCATAAACTACTGCCGAAGTTCCGGCTGTTGTAGCAATTTCTCCAGGTTTCAAAACATTCAATGACAATGCATTGTTGGGCTGATCTCCTGCTCTATAGGTTATTTTTGCATCCGTATTTAATCCTAATTCTTGTGCAATTTCGGGGTGAATTGCAGCTTGAATTCCAAAATTTGAAACAATTTCCGGAACAATATCAGATGATAATCCCATTTGAGAAAGGATTTCTGTTGCCAGTTTTCCTTCTGAGAAATTCCACAAAGCAGCTTCTGACAATCCTGAAGTACTAATTTGAGCCACTTTTGATAATTTAGCAGCAATAAAATCGCCCGGAAGCATCATGTATTTTGCTTTCGCGAAAATTTCCGGCTGATTGTCTTTTACCCATTTTAGTTTTGAAGCGGTAAAATTTCCGGGACTTCCTAAAATTTGCTGCTGACAATTCTCGGCACCCATTTTAGTATAAATTTCGTCTCCAATAATGGCAGCGCGACTGTCGCACCAAATGATTGAAGAACGAACGGGATTCAAATTCTCATCGGTTAAAACCAAACCATGCATTTGATATGCAATTCCAATTCCGGCAATTTTCTTTAAATCGATATTAGATTTTGAGCCCAATTGCTTGATTCCGTCTTTAACGTAAGTCCACCAAGATTCCGGATCTTGTTCTGCCCAGCCAAATTTTGGAGCAACAATTGGCATTTCAAAATCAGGAACACTAATTGCACCAATAGTTGTCCCTTTCTCCGAATCAAATACGGATAATTTTATTGAAGAGCTTCCTAAATCAATTCCTAAAAAAAACATTTGTGGTATTATTAAGTTAATTGTAAATTTGTTCTTTTTAAACTTATAGTCAAGCTGAACTTATCTTATGGTTATTTTGACTACAAGTGTAAAACATTTTTTCTATATTAACAAAATATTAGGTTTATTTTTTTGCAATTTCAATTATCCGGCCCTAATTTTTACGAATACATCAAAACAATCACTTAAAAGAGATAAAAAACTATTAAAAAAATAACGATTTAGCCATTTAACAATCAGCCATTTAAGGATAATTATTTCAGAATAGCCTTTTTTACGATATCGCAAACGATTGATTGTCAGAAAATTATTCCTTTAAAAAAAATATAAACCCTGTAACAAGACAACTATACATTTTATTTATTTAATTTGTCAAAATTTAGATAGCATATGGTCAAAAATGTAACCG from uncultured Flavobacterium sp. carries:
- a CDS encoding RagB/SusD family nutrient uptake outer membrane protein; translated protein: MKNYIKLFAASSLLVLGACSQDFLDTEPSTTKVEANFYKTPADAYQGLIAVYDVLQREAYGGPLLVSEEASDDCFGGYGTADAVVDLEWDRFLYVSNKDMNADVWKYAYLGIYRANILLENLNKINWGSDTALKTRYEAEARFLRAHFHFQAAKMFGDIVPLDHTITSSEFQLPRQAAEVTYALIANDLKFAADNLSNDNYSQKGNANYGRITKWAAEAYLARTFLFYTDYYKKPDLAGVVTKAQATTYINDVVANSGHGLVPDFANLWLAASFEKFVGEDNTEMVWAVRFNGSGKGDWNLNEGNRFQVDIAPRGGAIGKYASGWGGATVNPKLYNAYEAGDTRRDATIINYAGEGLNFDQQARDQRQYTGYSWKKYCPITNAAGTSVVEANGGNFQIDNYQDYAIIRFSDVLLMAAELNLGTNAALAQEDLDKVRDRAFKSTTHRVPVSKAVIMKERRLELALEGQRYFDLIRQGVDVAKSAIDNNDAGSDFAVTFRAETLGWFALPQSQIVLSNGTITQNPGW
- a CDS encoding TonB-dependent receptor encodes the protein MKSKYCIKTTSLSFCMALLLSVFMTQFGFAQEQSKFVSGNVTSADDGMGVPGATVLVQGTKKSTATDFDGLYKIEAKTGDVLVISFMGYKTQKITVGTQSKINITLQSETAELKEIVVIGYGTQKKKVNTAATSLVSGKDIQNVASLDVVNALQGQASGVNVTSASGQPGAGMVVNIRGVGTAGNSTPLYVVDGVVVDNGIGYLDPSSIERIDVLKDASAGSIYGARAANGVILVTTKKGKDGKMNVAFNTYTGFQQVAKKLDLLNTQEYTTIMNEARVNSGLTPLYTPAQIAAFPDHDWQKDLFNEGAMKQNHSLTISGGDKKSTISTGLSYYGQEGMIGSANNQSDYNRITFNVNSTSEVIENHLKIGENFSFANIKSSGVADQGIYGNSIRSFLNAAPIDAAYDANGNFAHSVISADISNPLGALYYNNFNQTKINRYVGNIFAELKFLKNFTYRTSFGVDMSDNNYRSFRPVYSLSSNDNNTVSSVTQNATKSMGWIFENTVQYKGTLNGVHNFDVLVGTSAKKNTSDFVEGTGKKLTFDDFAHAYLSNATDQTSNTVKGNRSDYAIQSYFGRLLYDYNNKYLFTATIRRDGSSNFADSHRYGNFPSVSAGWNVDKEGFFPENKVLKNLKLRASWGQNGNDQIPAFSYMSTISTYNKSYHFGTTDETLQTGASPDQLSNKNLKWETSEQLDFGLDATLFSNFTLTFDYYDKKTKNWLVLASIPAYAGATAPYVNGGDIQNKGVELSLAYHTNFGKDWSFSVNGNISHNENKVIRVANSEGIIHGDPNLLFQGTDEMNRVEVGKPIGYFYGLKTAGIFQNAAEVAAGVQPNAVPGDVRFVDLNGDGKIDANDKTQIGNPNPDFTYGLNFDISYKAFDLSVYTYGVVGSQNVFGIHDPIRTTSNYTTDVLNRWTTEGSSNRVPRVTYGSDTNGNYIRFSDLYVQNADFYRIKSATVGCDLTKLTSKLNFFSKFRLYVAANNLFTFTKYQGMDPEIGFGNGNQTWARGIDVGFYPQPRTYMMGLNVNF
- the xylA gene encoding xylose isomerase encodes the protein MSTTKQSYFKNIDTIKFEGRESDNPLAFKWYDENRIVAGKTLKEHLRFSMAYWHTLCNTGGDPFGASTETFSWDKNENAILRAKDKMDAAFEFMTKLGLPYYCFHDVDVVDDAPTLAEFETRIQTMVEYAKQKQQESGIKLLWGTSNLFSNPRYMNGAATNPNFDVLAYAGAQAKIAIDATIALGGENYVFWGGREGYMSLLNTDMKRELDHLGRFLNTCKDYARKEGFKGNFLIEPKPMEPTKHQYDFDAATSLGFINKYGLQNDFKLNLEVNHATLAGHSFEHELQVAVDAGMLGSIDANRGDYQNGWDTDQFPINLQEVTQAMLVILEGGGIQGGGVNFDAKVRRNSIDLEDKFIAHISGMDVFARGLICADHILQNTDYRKLRTQRYSSFDGGNGAKFEKGELTLEDLSKIARASGEPQPLSGRQELFEQIISNAY
- a CDS encoding FGGY family carbohydrate kinase, with the protein product MFFLGIDLGSSSIKLSVFDSEKGTTIGAISVPDFEMPIVAPKFGWAEQDPESWWTYVKDGIKQLGSKSNIDLKKIAGIGIAYQMHGLVLTDENLNPVRSSIIWCDSRAAIIGDEIYTKMGAENCQQQILGSPGNFTASKLKWVKDNQPEIFAKAKYMMLPGDFIAAKLSKVAQISTSGLSEAALWNFSEGKLATEILSQMGLSSDIVPEIVSNFGIQAAIHPEIAQELGLNTDAKITYRAGDQPNNALSLNVLKPGEIATTAGTSAVVYAVSDQDAYDKQNRINTFLHVNNTEIEKRNGVLLCINGSGILYQWLRKIMSVDRTDLIAYEKLNAEAAKVEAGSNGLRFYPFGNGVERIFNNKNATSGIQNLNFNIHQPSHLVRAACEGIVFAMNYGFDVMKEIGVSGTVVRAGNSNLFLSPVFREIFTNTTQTTLELYNTSGAEGAARGAAFGFGYYNSLDEAFQGLQCLDRIEPNKILTSQYQDLYQEWKSQIKIEK